A DNA window from Haloactinospora alba contains the following coding sequences:
- a CDS encoding DUF742 domain-containing protein, with protein sequence METVPKREGELGDMSYRRKRGARIRPYTFTGGRTRSRHPLMVQTLVSVADPDTPVPPNLMPESESIYQLCAEPRSVAELSAELEIPMGVTQVLLSDLADQEYVYIHPTITGQSPSENQVLERALRGLERLFQ encoded by the coding sequence ATGGAAACCGTGCCGAAGCGCGAAGGGGAACTCGGTGATATGAGCTATCGCAGGAAAAGGGGCGCACGGATACGCCCGTACACCTTCACGGGTGGGCGTACCCGGTCACGCCACCCGCTGATGGTCCAGACGCTGGTGTCGGTGGCGGACCCGGACACCCCCGTACCTCCGAACCTGATGCCGGAGTCGGAGAGCATATACCAGCTGTGCGCTGAGCCGCGATCGGTCGCCGAGCTCTCCGCGGAACTGGAAATCCCCATGGGGGTGACCCAGGTACTGCTGAGCGACCTCGCCGACCAGGAGTACGTGTACATCCATCCGACCATCACCGGCCAAAGCCCGTCGGAAAACCAAGTTCTGGAGAGGGCGCTCCGTGGACTCGAACGTCTCTTCCAATAA
- a CDS encoding roadblock/LC7 domain-containing protein gives MDNRLSESAENFTWLVSNFVSEVPGVEHAIVVSSDGLLLTASRDFPEEYAEQLSAIASGLQSLADGTARMFSKGESEQLILRMKHGHLFVMSISDGSSLAVLTSSDADMKIVAYQMTLLVESAGHALTPQLRSQLREVMAS, from the coding sequence ATGGACAACCGCTTGAGTGAGAGCGCGGAGAACTTCACCTGGCTCGTCTCCAACTTCGTCTCGGAAGTTCCCGGAGTCGAACACGCGATCGTCGTCTCGTCGGACGGTCTGCTGCTGACAGCCTCCCGTGACTTCCCCGAGGAGTACGCCGAACAGCTTTCCGCGATCGCCAGCGGGCTGCAGAGCCTGGCCGACGGTACCGCACGCATGTTCAGCAAGGGCGAGTCCGAGCAGCTCATTCTGCGTATGAAGCACGGGCACCTGTTCGTCATGTCCATCAGTGACGGGTCGTCCCTGGCCGTGCTGACGTCGAGTGACGCTGACATGAAGATCGTCGCCTACCAGATGACCCTGCTCGTGGAGAGCGCGGGACACGCGTTGACCCCTCAACTGCGTTCCCAGCTGCGCGAGGTAATGGCGTCATGA
- a CDS encoding sensor histidine kinase has product MAHTPSSTASGEPPGARSPAGYDNHPHPHPHSLPYQPGAEGPTPLPPKSGKWQRLLTWLGIRSGSRRAGHAPQPYSWQQPHPWQQQAGPPPADPQQWAAAPYAYPPQYPHPQQYPHPQQPATGHPHQYWTGTQAVPASPQQAAATPHAPLPQQSQRSEQQELVTRTLAGLAMRDLTLVDSIMDHIEELEGDSEDPELLEKLFKIDNLATRMRRNGENLLVLAGEDTGDTSGEPVPLLDVARAAISEISEYQRVQVGDLPDISLTGSAADDLTHLLAELMDNATEKSPEHAQVVVSAQSMADNRLLVTVEDEGIGIPEEQLAELNSRLAGEPVLDEQVMRRMGLYVVSRIAHRHGMQVQLEARAFRGVSAHVVVPARLFATPSQDRGQRRSAGSNTGPFAHASSPEAGQSAPASSESAGSTRRREQSPGQTQTVSGPNHPQEKNSAMDSSVTAAGLPRRSAHRSSVLPPMPPADGSATAGDGTGGDDGAAGDTQETPEAAEDDRAERIRADLEGFIEGQQAAGSDE; this is encoded by the coding sequence GTGGCGCACACGCCATCTTCGACCGCGTCCGGAGAGCCTCCCGGAGCGCGGTCACCAGCTGGGTACGACAACCACCCACACCCCCACCCCCACTCCCTCCCGTACCAACCCGGTGCGGAGGGCCCGACACCGCTCCCCCCCAAGAGCGGGAAATGGCAGAGGCTGCTCACATGGCTGGGGATACGGTCCGGATCCCGGCGGGCCGGTCACGCTCCCCAGCCTTACTCGTGGCAGCAGCCTCACCCGTGGCAGCAGCAGGCCGGTCCTCCCCCCGCGGACCCGCAGCAGTGGGCCGCGGCACCGTACGCGTACCCCCCGCAATACCCCCACCCCCAGCAATACCCCCACCCCCAGCAGCCGGCCACTGGCCACCCCCACCAGTACTGGACCGGGACACAGGCGGTTCCCGCGAGTCCGCAGCAGGCGGCAGCCACCCCCCACGCTCCGCTGCCGCAACAGTCACAGCGGTCGGAGCAGCAGGAGCTGGTCACCAGAACGCTGGCCGGACTGGCGATGCGCGACCTCACCCTGGTCGACTCGATCATGGACCACATCGAGGAGCTCGAGGGCGACAGCGAGGACCCCGAGCTGCTGGAGAAGCTCTTCAAGATCGACAACCTGGCCACGCGCATGCGCCGCAACGGGGAGAACCTGCTCGTCCTGGCGGGTGAGGACACCGGGGACACCTCCGGTGAGCCGGTTCCGTTGCTGGACGTCGCCCGCGCGGCGATATCCGAGATCAGCGAGTACCAGCGGGTCCAGGTGGGAGACCTGCCGGACATCTCCCTGACGGGGAGCGCCGCCGACGACCTGACCCACCTGCTCGCCGAGCTGATGGACAACGCGACTGAGAAGTCGCCGGAGCACGCCCAGGTGGTCGTCAGCGCCCAGTCGATGGCCGACAACCGGCTGCTGGTCACCGTCGAGGACGAGGGGATCGGGATCCCCGAGGAGCAGTTGGCGGAACTGAACTCCCGCCTCGCCGGCGAACCGGTCCTGGACGAACAGGTCATGCGGCGTATGGGGCTGTACGTGGTCAGCCGGATCGCGCACCGCCACGGCATGCAGGTGCAGCTCGAGGCACGTGCCTTCCGCGGTGTGAGCGCGCACGTGGTCGTGCCGGCACGGCTCTTCGCGACGCCGAGCCAGGACAGGGGCCAGCGCCGGTCGGCGGGATCGAACACGGGGCCCTTCGCCCACGCCTCCTCACCGGAAGCCGGGCAGTCCGCACCGGCCTCCTCGGAGTCCGCGGGGAGCACTCGTCGGCGGGAGCAGAGCCCTGGACAGACCCAGACCGTATCCGGCCCGAACCATCCCCAGGAAAAGAACAGTGCCATGGACTCGTCGGTGACCGCGGCCGGTCTGCCGCGTCGTAGCGCGCACAGGAGCTCTGTCCTGCCTCCCATGCCCCCCGCTGACGGGAGTGCCACCGCCGGGGACGGAACCGGCGGGGACGATGGTGCCGCCGGTGACACCCAGGAAACGCCCGAGGCCGCCGAGGACGACCGTGCCGAGCGGATCCGTGCCGACCTCGAGGGTTTCATCGAGGGTCAGCAGGCAGCCGGGTCGGACGAGTAG